The following nucleotide sequence is from Primulina tabacum isolate GXHZ01 chromosome 2, ASM2559414v2, whole genome shotgun sequence.
AcacaatttttgttttttagatagataaattatttttattttattatgcattatCCCAATAGATTTTATTCGTGAATAACTAAATAATCTAATAATTGACATTTTAGACCCTTTGAACAAAAAAAAGGAATAAATTTTGGCTGGGGGAATGGATAGAATTCAATGATGGAGAGGGAACGTGGGGTTGGTGTGTGTAATTAAAATTCCGAAGATGGTATTCCAATttgttaataataatatttaacgtTAAAAACGTTATCGAATACTCAAAAAACTAAGAAAAAAACTTGattgagacgatctcacgagtcgtattttgtgagacggatttcttatttgggtcatccatgaaaaaatattacttttaatgctaagagtattactttttattgtgaataacgGTAGGATTggcccgtctcacagataaaaattcatgagatcGTATCACAAAAGACATACTAAAAAACTAATAGTTTTGGGTTTAAATTTCATAACTGCTGAGATATTTGTTTGCTGTGGTTTGATTTGCCTCATAACTAACAATACTAggttaatatttttttaggcGTCctgaaaaacattttttattcAGACTTTGGTAAGATagatctaatttttttaaaattacttaTCTGTCACTGTCTCACGGGTGGTCTTAAGACAGTCAAAATGGATAAGCCCAAAGGCTTTCAGTAATCACACATTCTACAATTGAATAATCGCCTCAATGACTTATTAGGCAGGGATATTAttctattaaattttttaagaaCAATCAGTTTCATTTTTCTAATTTTATCTCTGCCTCGATCCACCACACTGCAGGAGAGTGTTTCTGTGATTTCGACAGATTTTTCAGATGATTATTACACAGTTCTTACCTGGATTTTCTACTGCTTTTGATAAGCCAACAACGCTTTAATGTTAACTACAAGATGAAAAATATGTCCCCACAAAAGTGTAATGGGCCGTTAAACATCAGTGGCTTCCACGTCTAGATAAGTACTGAGAAACACAAGGAACATGTTATCAAGAAACATAATCCTTTGACAGTTGTACATACAATCAGGCTTAGTGACTATAGTTCTGCTAAAACTTTCACATGGCAATATCTGGGTCCAGCCTTCTCTGGATAGCAGCTGCTGCCTACGAATTCGAAGTTGAGAGAATGGTTAGTGGACAACCACAAGTAAAGACTCCTTTAAAACTACATCAATGTTATTCTCACCTCGAAGTTACCAAGTTTGTATTGGTATGCCATCTCTTCCCTCAGCTGAGCTTGCTCTTTCATTGCTTGAGCCTAGAATTTTAGACAGTGAAACAATTGACACGTGTTTTTCAAATATGAAGTTAGATGGAGAGAAATAAGAATCTTCAAACAAAATGATACCATTCCACTTTGCATGGAATGCTTTAATGCTACCACTTGTTCTTCCTTCTGTCTTTCACGCTCTATCCGAAGTTCTTGCCTGAAAATTGGGCAGAGAAAAGAAGGAAGTGAATGAGACACCATTTGTTGAAAAAAATCTCGGTTAACTGAAACTATGTAAGACAACAATAAGAATATAATCACCACTAAAGATTTAGCATTATACTCCATAGCAACCACAGAGCATTAGATATTGAAAATGCAGTATTTTGTCCGAACGTTGACGAAAAAGCATCGTATTACTTTAATTGCACGAGTTCGAAGAGACGGCCAAAATCTATTTTTCtactatataaaatataaattcaatGATGAATAATTTGTTGGTTAGTCTTCATAGATAGACCACATGGTTGGCGTCTCTGAATATGGAAGTTAATGAACATTTGCTAAAATTTAAACTAACCTCCGCTGTTCTTCATCATTGAACACAGTTCGTTCCGAGTCCTGAACCTTTGAAAATCCCTTTTTCTGTTGCTTTTTCATTTTAGCATGATAGTAAGCATCAAGATCATAATATCTGCAACCATGAATAATAGAGGGAAAATCAGCGTCCAGATAGCAAGGAATGCTCTAAAAAAAGATAACACTCCTCACTCCTTGGGCGGCTAACACACATGTATCACAACCCAAGCAAGAAGAAAAGCCAACAATAGTAAGGGAGaggagaaaagaagagaaaaataaTAGACTTAAAAACCAACAAGTTATTATTTAGGAAGACTCACTTTTTTGATGGAAATGTAGCCGTGTTATGATCTTCCATGAAACTGCAAATACATACATGTATCAATTATTAGATAATATGAAGGTACCCAACACAACATTAAACTCGTCCCGTCCTTATTCATCTATCAAAGAACAGTATTCGTACACGATACTAACTAAAATATCGAAAATTACTCTTTGAACAGCTGCTTCTCTTCCCAATTAGGCAGACTTTCCAGATTCACCTGTTTGAACATATAAAAAGTTCTGGATTTTTAATCAGGGTAAAAGCTCAAAAGTACTTTAAAAACTGATGCACAAGGCTTATATATCTCACATATCCGATGGAGCAGACGAAAAGGCACCATGCAAGAAAAATTCACAGCAAATCATTAAGCAATTTCTCCACAATAATGCCACGAAATGTGCAAGGGACGCAAGTGCATTAGAATTTCAGCTGAACATGTGAACATAGACCACATGGAAACATGTTACAGGTTCAGGGAAAAAAAACTCAGGATTAACCAAAAAGGGTTACCTCCTTTACTTCTGCTAACCATGCAGTAAATTCCGGTCTTTTATTCCTAAAACAAAACAATTTTGTCACACAATTGTCTCAAAAGTGGCCCAACTACCAACATGAGATCTCAAAATGAaggcaataaaataaaataatctgcAAGGACTTGGACCACGTCAATGCAGGATTAACAGACCGCACGTCTTGCATGCACCAGGAAATTGGAAGAACAAAAGATCTAACAGTCATAAAATAGCAGTTTCAGACTTTCAACTTGACAATGACCAAGTTGTACTTGCTGTACCAACATGGCAGCAAGGTTGAGAACCACATACTAGACATCATCAGTCACCATTATCCAATAATCCAATTCAACCAAATAGTTAACTGGTGAAAAACACAGTCTGAGAAATTGTTAACCACTACTAAGTCCTTTTCAAGAAATAAATATAGCGGCATGTTTTCCACCTTAAAATATTTGTGGGGATGCAAGCTTTCACACTAAATTCCACTGAAACATTCACCACCTTCTATCGTGCAGCAGCTTCCACTGCTAGTTTCATTATATGATCATTATCACTTTCGACAAAGAATCACAAATTCTAGAGGCACATTCGTTCAGAATTCAGATACAGAGAAGGAACTGCCATGTGTTGAAGTAAAGGAACGGTAAACTACAAACATGTGACcccaaaatatttaaaaaaatctggAGCTAACGTTTTATAACAGAAGGACATTACGGCCTAGCAATCCTGCCAAAGGGATAATTTGATGCTACATCCAAAGATGGGCATTTGTTCTTACATGTAAGGTCCATAAGTTTTTCAGTAACCCGACATACAAGAACAAATACCAACAATTGGATGACCCTGCCATATGGGTTCCCCTGCCAAAGTAGCATATGATCTTACCATTTAAACAGCACATCTGCAAATTCATTTAACAAAGCAGAAATAGACAACCATATTCAGCTACTCCTTACTTCCGAGCGCcaatttgaatttcaaattatcACCGATACCAATTCCCAACCAAGAGACAAAAAATTACACCAAAACACTCCATACACGAACTATtctcaaatataaaaaaaaacgcTAATGTTAATATTACTCAGAAGAAGAGTAAAAGAATGAGTAAACGCACCACATATCAGTTTCTTTGATAATTCCATACTTTCCCCAAGAGTTGGTGACTGCACCTTTCTTCCCTTTatctttctctttctttttatCACGCCTTCTCTTATCCTTCCTCTTCTTCTCTTCTTCTCTTCTCTTCCTTTTCTTCTCCTTCCTCTCCTCCTTCTTCCTCTCCTTCCTCCGGCGCCTCCTCTTCTCCTCCGAATCCGATGAGTAGTCAGACTCGGATTCCGACTCTGAATCGTAATCTGAGAATGACGTACAAGAATCAGAGTCTCTCGACCGTTTTCTCCTCGAAGTGGAGGTTCGGGTTTTTCTCTTACTGCTCTTGCTTCGTTTTCTCCTAGCTTCCGATTTTCTGGATCCCTCTTCGAGGTCGGAGTCTGAGTCGGAGTCCGGGTCGGGTTCTGACTCGGATTCATGATTGGATTTGGACATACGGTGCCTGTGTTTAGACGGAGCGGCTCCGTTGGCCGCTTCGGCGATTGAGTTCCTGTCCTTGCCCATTTTTCGCTCGACGGTGGGGGAAATCGAGAGGAAAGAGCTCAGCCCCTTGTATGACACAGCTAATGGCGTGAGTGCGACTCTACGATTTAAATGGAAATAAACGTTTTCTGGCACAACCACAttttatcaccaaattagaaagaaaaaaaaacatttctccaacttttttaaaaaaaaatctcagtAATTATAGATGGagaactttttttaaaaagtttaacCAGAGTTACTTTCTTAACTGTCCTGATAATTATtatttgacaaaaatttgtgtgggacggtctcacgagtcatattttttaaacagatctcttatttcgatcatcaatgaaaaatatcacttttatgttaagagtattactttttattgtgaatattggtaggattgATCCTTTCTCACTAATAAAGAACCGTGAAGAtatctcacaagatacctacttttatcatttttattagAAGAAGATTGGTTTTTTATTactgaaaattattttgaaaatgatgatttttttaaaaaatattttctaaaagctaaattagaaattgtaatgatatattttctGCCCTTTTAAGAAAAATAACATGAAAACTTTTATAAAACAGCCAATGCATCGATATATCCATTATtgttttcatttaaataatttttggaaattccgtcaagaatttttttaatatcttTGATAGGACTCGTTTAGTTTTCGTTTCTCTTAATAAAAAATCCCCATTCTCATAATAACAATGATGAAACCAACATAGAATAGTTGAACAAAGAATAAACCAGCGACCtatttgtttaataaaattaCAGAGGATGACTCTAATTGGATATCATTGCACGTTTAACATGCAAATCGTACTAGAATCATTTTGATTTGGTCGAAACAAGAAATTGGTTTGAAAAAATCAGAAGGAAAATAGTATGAAGAATAACAAAAGTTTTTGTATGCAAGtggtaaatcttgaaaattatacTGCGGATTTAGTCATATTTGAGATGCAGAAAGAGAACGATATAAAAACAAGCATGTACAATAAAATAAGTGGACTCCAGTAACCAAAAGTAATAAAAACCAGTGTTTTTCTAAGCACtcagatacgactcgaatctcTCCCAAACACGAATCGTCTTGTCCAGTCGCCAACTACAAGAAATCTTGTACGCCAGCTAACTTGCTTACTGCAGGCAAATAATTCGCAGTAAATCGACAAATTCAACTGGCAAATTTAAGATTATTAGCTTCATTGAACACAAAGCTAATTACTGACCTTGCATACACAGAATACCAAAGCCATTGCGTACTACGACCCATGGAAACCCAGTCTCCAGGCAGCTCCGCAGCTGTTTGTTCCCCACCAAGTGGTGCGAACTGACCAAGATGCCGGTACCTGACATTCAGAATATTTGAAGCTTTTGGAACTAATGTTACAAAACCACATAATATATGAAAAGAAAATAAGAGTAAGACATCATTTGGCTCAACCACATAGACTTTCTGAGGCAGATATTTCAGTGGAAATCTACCGGAGATTCCACACATACACATTTCTCAAATCCTCGGAGTTGGTACAGGTTGTCTACAAAGAACTTCCAAATGGATAAAACTTGGAAGCGTTGGTCCTAGTATACTATTCTGAGTTCTAATCAAAACGATAATGTTAATCTAACTAAAATATGAACATCTTCCAGGTTGTGAGTCATTAAGTCAATTGTTTCCTAGAACCACTTGGATAAATAGACATACAAACAAACATATTCCATGGATATTGACAGCATAAAAAATTTCTTCCACTTGACAAAATCTATCAACGTACCTCAAAAAAAAAGGTACCCAAGCCGTAACATAATGTCTTAAGAGAGACACTTCGAACTCTTATCCCGCTTCTTGAACCTCTCTTACTTAGGTTGATCAATGTAGATTTTTCCATCAAAACCCTCTGCGCCTAGGTGAGTTTGGTTATGGTAGCCACTGGCACAATCTTTGTACCCTAAATGACACAGTAAACTACTTTCCAAATCTAAACTTACCTAAACAGtcaatccatctttatcaaactTGCTGGTtttacaaataattatttttttcaatcgCATAACCAAGCACATTAGATTTAGGTAACTTATAGGGCATGACACgtattcataaataaatatgagaAGGAAGATCAAAAAGCACACTGACAATGAAATGAAGCATAATTTTCCCAAAACCTGGTCAACAAACACCTCAAAAAGATTTTTCTCGTTGAGAATGAGTCTAACATGAATAGGCTGAAGTTTCATCTTGGAAACACACTTTTAACTCACAATCCCAGCGCTGCAAATTTAAGTCTGCCAGTCCATCTGTACTTCCATAAATTTAAGATGCTTTCTTAAAGATCTTCGTAAAAGCTCAATAGGACTATCAGAAAGCTCGTGGATTTATCCCCTGCTCGGAGTCGATTTATGTCTCTCTCTTATGCTTCATAAAGATTTTACTAATGGAGTTGATCAAACTAAAATACTTAGTCTTTGTATCGAAGGATTTATTACGCTTCAATGAAATCTATACCTTTTCAAAAAAAAGAATAGATAGTGCTCTATCACAAACTGAAAAAAGAATGCAGCATTATCTAACTTTTAGGAAAGAAAAAGGTAAGAATGCTAGCAAGGGCACAAGGCAGGACTGCATACACCATAAACAAGAGGCGAAACTATATTTATCTCATATGGAGCAGTTCTAAATAATTAGATTCCAACTTTCTGTTTGTAATCGGCAAGGTCATCTCATCTCCCATTGGACTGTGTGTCTAATATACATCCCAATGATCCGTAAATAGTTTACATCACATATACTAATACTTAGTGAAAAATGTTTAATCTCCTCTGCTTTCAGTTGAGTGGCCTACGGTTTCGGTTCAGGATAAAAAGATAAAATGGTTGACTAATATTAACTATAGAAATCAGAGTGATGGTGTTCGAAATAAAAATCGAGAGATGtcgatgataaaaaaaatgacaaacTTACTGGAAGGGGAGAAATTAATGTCGACCTCCACTTCTGAACTTGCGAGGACCTTCTGGATGCTGTTCACATTGCTTCTTCATATTAAAACACCTAGAAAGGTACATTCCTTGATGAGCAGCAACCTTGTACATCAGATATCAAATTGAAACTCGGTATTTAAGAAACAAAAGGACAGAAAAATTGACGGCCAAGCAAACTTACTTGTGCAGTAGCAGGAAGGCTCTTCATCTGTTTATCACACAGTGAGAGTGCTGACTTGAACTCTTCAATATTTACCTCTTTTTTATCATTTCCATATACATCTTTTAGGAAGTCAGTAACTTCAAACAGATGTTTGCTCTTCAAATACAGTTCCACCTGAGGGTATCGGATCATGATATCTTCAATCACATCTTGAAATTCTTCCATAGTTAAGGTACCAGAATTGTCTTTGTCTGCAGCTTTAAATATCGATGAGATATCTTCCTGAAAAAACAACAAATGATGATGACCATGCAGTACTATGGAAAAATCTACTGCTGTCACCTAGAAGATTAAAGTATGAAAACTGGAGATTCATATTCTACCTTAACAAATCTAATGGAGGACATGTAGTCGTTTTATGCAATTACAATAAGATTGTTACACTGTGCGCTGGCTGCTcataaagaaaaggaaaaggtcACAACCATTTCTGCACATATATTCCTATATTTCCATTTCTTCGTACTCTTTTCTGTTATCTTAACTTCAAgatcatatattatcattttATTTACAGTTGCTGGAGAATGAAAACTTGTCTCATAAATAAATTCCACTTAATGTGAAGCACTTTTGTACATGTTCCTGCTGATTTAATATGTCGGTCAATAAAATTTAGGAAGAAACTGCTTAATTTGATTGTTGTTTCTCAAACTTTACAAAGATAAATCGGAAGTGACGTGGACGAGGGATGACTAACTACGAAGGCATAAATAtactgttttattttaaaattatcggAGAACGAATTTATAAGATGGAAGGCGTCATGGTGATTCAAATCTAACAAATGTTGCCTATAGTTAGAGAAAATAATGTGAAAATCGAACTTTACCATGACTTTACGTTGATCTACAGTGGCACAATCACCAAGGGCATATACATCCTCACATCCCTTCACTCGCAACCATTCATCAATCGCAAGGATACGCCTGGTGCCCTGAAAGTAGAACGTACCAGTCATTATGTGTATGTACTCATCTGGATCACAGTTAATAAAAGCAAGTTCATGACAGCCCGGAACCAATCAATCAATAACAATGTGTGCAGATATATGATAGGTAAAAAGAATAAATCGCAATTCAAAACATACCTGGCCAATTTGTTCCATAAAGTCCTTCACAACTGGCCGAGTCCCAACACCAGTTGACCATACAACCATTCCATGTGGTATAGAAACATCCTCCCCCGAAATCTTTTTCTTCATGTTAATTGTTCGGTCTGAGACACTCATGACTCTATGTCCTGTTAAAACTTCCATACCATCTCTTTGGAATTTCTGCTCAGCAAATGAGCTAATCCTTTCATCAAACCTGCAGGCGCGTGAGATACCATAGTTGCTGAGTCATTTTCAGGCTTCCCATCAAGAAACACTGAGAAAGTATGGCTGAAATTACTTACGTGTTCAAGATGTGATCGCCAGATTGGATCACAGTTATGTTTACAAAATCTTTAACCGAAGGATAAATTTTTACCAAATCATCATATACAAAATCATGCAGCTCTGCTGCAAATTCAACACCAGTTGGACCCCCTCCAACTATTACAAAGTGGAGGTTAGTCCGTCGCTCGTCGTCAGTCAGCCCTGGAAGTATGGCTTTCTCGAAACAATCTATAAATGTCCTACGAATTCTTTGAGCATCCTCCACTTCCTGCATGAAATATAATTACTTTTTGGTAAAAGATATAAAGGCACATGGCAGCAGAATTTATCGGTTAAAGAATATCTTAGTTTCAATCTGTGAATACGGACAATACCTTGAGAAAGTGGCAGTTCTCCAATACACCAGGAGTATTAAAGGTGTTTACTTGTGCTCCACATGCTATAACCAAGAAATCATATTCTAAAGAAAAGTCGTTATTCCCAACTAAATTTTCATCAACACTGGACCTGCAGAAAATTTGTTTGCTCACAGGATCGATCTTAAGGCATTCTGCCTCCCAGTAACTAACTTCTCCATTTCTCTGTCAATAAAAAATGGTAAAAAGCAAACAAGTAAAAATCctacaattaattaaaaaaaaaaacctaagcACATTCTTATtgaaaacatgtaaaatcatTCACCAATAATTGGAAGGACGGCCAAAATTAATTGTAAACATACCCCGAGAACAAAACAAATAGGCCAAGAAAAGTTAGAACAACGAGACATAAAACAAATGTCTTCAAACATAATTACCTTTTTTATCATGTTCCGAACACGTTCTACAATGCTTCGTGCCTCAACTGTTCCACATGTGACACTAGGTAACAATGGAGTAAATGCAAAGTAATTTCTGGGTGAAACCACTTGAACATCATAAGATGAAATATCCAAATTTTTCAGGAAGCTAATACCAGCCCAGCCTGTTCCAAGCACTACCACTCTTTTCTTTTGTGTTTCCTTGAGATTTTTTGTCACTGATCTATCACCATCTGAAGGTGATTCTGCATATGCAATTAGGCCTCCACTACTGTGAACAGACAGAAAAAAGGCAGATATTCTATTtcaatatgctgaaaaatgaagAGAATGATTAAGCTGATGTACTTTTAATGTAAATCACGTAATAAGAAGACGTATGGTATTGAACTGCCAAATAAGTTCTCGAATAAATAGAACTTTCATGAAACAGATCGAATGCTAACCATCAAAGTTAGATTCACCAAGGACAAGCCTTCAGCTATTTTTTTGCTACTTCTGCATATCTTTAGACCATTAAATTAGGAGAGGCCCTTTGTAATACTTGAACTTTGTGTAAAAAATTAAGCACCTTTTTTTGAATAAAAGATTTTCCATCAAGCACATGTCTCAAGTTAAGTAAATatatcaccagtcaaaatctaAAACATCCGAGAAGTCGAAGTCAACCAAAACTTGAAGCATCCTAAAGTAGAGTCCTGGTAATGGAAAGATGACTCATCAAATTATCTTAAAGCAGCATGATTCATTTTGAATGGGGTCCATGAATTTCCAAACAAAAAGCCAACCTAATACAGCATCCCATCGTTAAGCGGAACAAAAGCAATCTGATTTTTAGTCCGCATTCTCAAAATGGAAGACGGCACAGACTTGTCACATATCAAAAGAACCCACATAAAATTCCAGTGAAGGACACTAGGCAGTGGAAAAAAGTACACAGTCAAAAGCGGGATctggaaaaacaagaaaagcGAAGGCACACCCCCCACCCCCCACCCCCACCCCCACCCCCCTTCTCATACATAATTCCAAAATCGAAGCAATCTGAAGAGAAACAACACAATGAGTCCTCCCGGAAATAAAACACGGTTACATATTTACGAAGAATCGTTGTAAATCCATGTCCATGTAGGAAGAAATGCCACAGAAGAAACGAAACCTGAGAGAGCATAGCACCAACAACTTGGTGGGAGCAGAGTTTTCGCGGAGAATCCTGCTAAAATTGGCGAGATATTTCATCCCTTCGAAGGCACACTTCAGTGCTGTTCGATGATCGTGGGAAGAAGAAAACAATTTGTTTTATGATCGGTCAAACATTCATTTTAATTTAtgcttatttttaatatatatttttttcaaaatgacaggtaaatgaaatttattaaaataagaaaataaacaattataatataACATATCTATATGTTTCAGGTTTGAAACGAAAttcaaattataaatatttatattgttaATTAAAAAAACTCAATATTTAACTAACTTTTAGTGAAACTTTTTTTAAATTCCAAAATTACCTCTCACATAATCGATTTTAATGtatgattttgttttcaatttaagtatttcaaaaaaaaaaaaaagatcgtgttttatttattaaattattatttatgtacatttttatattataaaatatcgttaacttttcatattttataatttataaaaaaaataggcaaaaatttgtgtaagacgatctcacgggtcgtattttatgagacgaatctcttatttgggtcatccatgaaaaaatattaatt
It contains:
- the LOC142535513 gene encoding uncharacterized protein LOC142535513, which translates into the protein MGKDRNSIAEAANGAAPSKHRHRMSKSNHESESEPDPDSDSDSDLEEGSRKSEARRKRSKSSKRKTRTSTSRRKRSRDSDSCTSFSDYDSESESESDYSSDSEEKRRRRRKERKKEERKEKKRKRREEEKKRKDKRRRDKKKEKDKGKKGAVTNSWGKYGIIKETDMWNKRPEFTAWLAEVKEVNLESLPNWEEKQLFKDFMEDHNTATFPSKKYYDLDAYYHAKMKKQQKKGFSKVQDSERTVFNDEEQRRQELRIERERQKEEQVVALKHSMQSGMAQAMKEQAQLREEMAYQYKLGNFEAAAAIQRRLDPDIAM
- the LOC142535520 gene encoding external alternative NAD(P)H-ubiquinone oxidoreductase B1, mitochondrial-like isoform X3 yields the protein MIKKRNGEVSYWEAECLKIDPVSKQIFCRSSVDENLVGNNDFSLEYDFLVIACGAQVNTFNTPGVLENCHFLKEVEDAQRIRRTFIDCFEKAILPGLTDDERRTNLHFVIVGGGPTGVEFAAELHDFVYDDLVKIYPSVKDFVNITVIQSGDHILNTFDERISSFAEQKFQRDGMEVLTGHRVMSVSDRTINMKKKISGEDVSIPHGMVVWSTGVGTRPVVKDFMEQIGQGTRRILAIDEWLRVKGCEDVYALGDCATVDQRKVMEDISSIFKAADKDNSGTLTMEEFQDVIEDIMIRYPQVELYLKSKHLFEVTDFLKDVYGNDKKEVNIEEFKSALSLCDKQMKSLPATAQVAAHQGMYLSRCFNMKKQCEQHPEGPRKFRSGGRH
- the LOC142535520 gene encoding external alternative NAD(P)H-ubiquinone oxidoreductase B1, mitochondrial-like isoform X1; the encoded protein is MKYLANFSRILRENSAPTKLLVLCSLSSGGLIAYAESPSDGDRSVTKNLKETQKKRVVVLGTGWAGISFLKNLDISSYDVQVVSPRNYFAFTPLLPSVTCGTVEARSIVERVRNMIKKRNGEVSYWEAECLKIDPVSKQIFCRSSVDENLVGNNDFSLEYDFLVIACGAQVNTFNTPGVLENCHFLKEVEDAQRIRRTFIDCFEKAILPGLTDDERRTNLHFVIVGGGPTGVEFAAELHDFVYDDLVKIYPSVKDFVNITVIQSGDHILNTFDERISSFAEQKFQRDGMEVLTGHRVMSVSDRTINMKKKISGEDVSIPHGMVVWSTGVGTRPVVKDFMEQIGQGTRRILAIDEWLRVKGCEDVYALGDCATVDQRKVMEDISSIFKAADKDNSGTLTMEEFQDVIEDIMIRYPQVELYLKSKHLFEVTDFLKDVYGNDKKEVNIEEFKSALSLCDKQMKSLPATAQVAAHQGMYLSRCFNMKKQCEQHPEGPRKFRSGGRH
- the LOC142535520 gene encoding external alternative NAD(P)H-ubiquinone oxidoreductase B1, mitochondrial-like isoform X2 yields the protein MKYLANFSRILRENSAPTKLLVLCSLSSGGLIAYAESPSDGDRSVTKNLKETQKKRVVVLGTGWAGISFLKNLDISSYDVQVVSPRNYFAFTPLLPSVTCGTVEARSIVERVRNMIKKRNGEVSYWEAECLKIDPVSKQIFCRSSVDENLVGNNDFSLEYDFLVIACGAQVNTFNTPGVLENCHFLKEVEDAQRIRRTFIDCFEKAILPGLTDDERRTNLHFVIVGGGPTGVEFAAELHDFVYDDLVKIYPSVKDFVNITVIQSGDHILNTFDERISSFAEQKFQRDGMEVLTGHRVMSVSDRTINMKKKISGEDVSIPHGMVVWSTGVGTRPVVKDFMEQIGQGTRRILAIDEWLRVKGCEDVYALGDCATVDQRKVMEDISSIFKAADKDNSGTLTMEEFQDVIEDIMIRYPQVELYLKSKHLFEVTDFLKDVYGNDKKEVNIEEFKSALSLCDKQMKSLPATAQVF